The Panulirus ornatus isolate Po-2019 chromosome 5, ASM3632096v1, whole genome shotgun sequence genome includes a window with the following:
- the LOC139748656 gene encoding uncharacterized protein: MPYQCSECQKTFSQKSNIVRHLRVHTGEKSYQCSECLKSFSRKSNLLTHLRVHTGEKPYQCSECQKTFSQKSHLVTHLRVHTGEMPYQCSECQKSFAFKSDLVRHLRAHTGEKPYQCSECQKTFSQKSHLVTHLRVHTGEMPYQCSECQKTFSLKGDLVRHLRVHTGEKPYQCSECQKTFSRKGDLVRHMKVHTCEKPYQCSECQKKFSRKSNLVTHLRLHTG; encoded by the coding sequence atgccataccaatgttcagaatgtcaaaaaactttttctcagaaaagtaatatagtgagacacctgagagttcacacgggcgagaagtcATACCAGTGTTCAGAATGTCTAAAAAGTTTTTCTCGGAAAAGTAATTTATTGACAcatctgagagttcacacgggcgagaagccgtaccaatgttcagaatgtcaaaaaactttttctcagaaaagtcatttagtgacacacctgagagttcacacgggcgagatgccataccaatgttcagaatgtcaaaaaagttttgcttttaaaagtgatttagtgagacacctgagagctcacacgggcgagaagccgtaccaatgttcagaatgtcaaaaaactttttctcagaaaagtcatttagtgacacacctgagagttcacacgggcgagatgccataccaatgttcagaatgtcaaaaaactttttctcttaaAGGTgatttagtgagacacctgagagttcacacgggtgagaagccataccaatgttcagaatgtcaaaaaactttttctcgtaAAGGTGATTTAGTGAGACACATGAAAGTTCACACgtgtgagaagccataccaatgttcagaatgtcaaaaaaaattttctcgaaaaagtaatttagtgacacacctgagacttcacacaggctag